The Methanoregula boonei 6A8 genome has a window encoding:
- a CDS encoding type II secretion system F family protein, whose protein sequence is MPTSTPARSKKEELHEIIERIRIKYNPPRELFTIAIPVAIALLVVLTAFLMGYTLHTTTKQQASTATSDKEKALQAYLAQMNAGTGNATGAAATSSNPAAPTMGLDEVMVFALIIAILPYSIDITLQKRSTRKKEELYTEFLFKLSELMRGGLDPVKAVKELAKTDLGVLTPHIRIASTSMTFGKSFEESMKAMAQSLHSDLIRRYTMLVVQASYSGGSVADLILKASEDMRSIISIEREKEGNLHQYVMIFYFAQAIIIFIVYILTTSLLPFVEQLGATQMFGKTDIGNIDFARGFFHMIILNSLFGGLIIGKISEGDARYGLKHVVVLVAVGYIASALFILPPPVTQTGPQVNITVVSGGDQTGLANLGLKDPIVFKITDTSGNPVNSTQVAFSITPSGSVNPTTDTSDDNGLVQVKPVMGSDTGTYVIAAKANGVTLNVPITVTNGG, encoded by the coding sequence ATGCCAACATCCACCCCCGCCCGAAGTAAGAAAGAGGAACTCCACGAGATTATCGAGCGGATACGGATCAAGTACAACCCGCCGCGGGAACTCTTCACGATTGCCATACCGGTAGCGATTGCATTACTGGTTGTCCTGACCGCGTTCCTGATGGGCTATACCCTGCATACCACTACAAAACAGCAGGCATCCACCGCGACAAGTGACAAAGAGAAAGCCCTGCAGGCCTACCTTGCACAAATGAACGCAGGGACCGGCAATGCCACCGGTGCTGCGGCTACATCTTCAAATCCTGCCGCACCGACCATGGGACTTGACGAGGTGATGGTCTTTGCCCTGATCATTGCCATCCTCCCTTACTCCATTGATATAACCCTCCAGAAACGCTCAACGCGTAAAAAGGAGGAGCTCTATACTGAGTTCCTCTTCAAGCTCTCCGAACTGATGCGGGGGGGGCTTGACCCGGTTAAGGCGGTAAAAGAGCTTGCAAAGACGGATCTGGGAGTTCTGACCCCGCATATCCGCATTGCCTCGACTTCGATGACCTTCGGGAAATCCTTTGAGGAGTCGATGAAGGCGATGGCCCAATCGCTCCACTCAGACCTGATCCGCCGCTACACCATGCTTGTAGTGCAGGCTTCCTACTCCGGCGGATCGGTAGCCGACCTGATCCTCAAGGCATCCGAGGACATGCGGAGCATCATCTCCATCGAACGGGAAAAAGAGGGAAATCTCCACCAGTACGTGATGATCTTCTACTTTGCGCAGGCAATCATCATATTCATCGTTTATATCCTGACGACAAGCCTGCTCCCGTTCGTGGAGCAGCTGGGCGCCACCCAGATGTTTGGCAAGACAGACATCGGGAACATCGATTTTGCACGCGGATTTTTCCACATGATCATCCTCAACTCCCTTTTCGGGGGGCTGATCATCGGAAAGATCAGCGAAGGAGATGCACGGTATGGTCTCAAACACGTGGTGGTGCTTGTAGCCGTTGGATACATAGCGTCAGCCCTCTTCATCCTTCCCCCACCAGTTACACAAACCGGACCGCAGGTCAATATTACGGTTGTTTCTGGGGGCGATCAGACCGGCCTTGCAAACCTCGGCCTCAAGGATCCAATTGTCTTCAAAATCACCGATACAAGCGGTAATCCTGTAAACAGTACTCAGGTTGCATTTAGTATAACGCCCAGCGGAAGCGTAAATCCCACAACAGATACATCGGATGATAATGGGCTCGTCCAGGTAAAGCCAGTGATGGGATCGGATACCGGAACCTATGTAATTGCCGCGAAAGCAAATGGCGTGACTCTGAATGTACCGATAACCGTTACCAACGGAGGATAA